AGAGTCTTATCGGGATTTGGTCTGTATCAAATATATCGATTTCTAGTCGATACGCATAAAGAACAAAGCGATCCAGAAATTGAGAAGATCTCCACTAAACTAGAACCACAAAGACTTGTGATAGAAAAGGCTCTAGAAGGTTTATCCACAGCTTGTATACACGCTGTAGAGATCTTTGTTTCCATATATGGCGCAGAAGCTGGAAATTTAGCACTTAAATATCTAGCCAGAGGAGGCGTTTATTTAGGTGGTGGATTAGCACAGAGGTTATTACCATTTTTTAAACATGGTGGCTTTATGGCCGCCTTTACAGCTAAGGGAAGGTTTTCTTCTCTTATGCAAGAGATTCCTATCCATCTTATATTAGAGGATACAACAGCTTTGTTGGGCGCAGCGTATTACGCTAGCATAAAAACTCTCTGAATGCCAACGACGAATCACAAAAGATTTATCAGAGGGATTTTTATTTACAGGCTTCCTTGTTTTTAGAACCTCTTCTATTCTTTCAAAGAGACGGCGTGAATTAACTCCTTTTTCAGGTGTACTTTCGATACAAGTTTCCTTATCAATGACAATAATTACGTGTCCTTTCCATGTGATTAAATCAAGAGGTTGTAATAAAGAAAGTATCCCTTCTTTTTTTAAATTTTTAATTTTAAGGCCTTTTTTATATTTCACTAAATCAGCTGTATTGCGAGGGGTATATCCGCCAGTAGCGTAATAGAGAAGACCCGAGCAATCCACCCCTTTGAGTTGCCAGATGTTTTGTATCTTTGGGTCGAGACTGGAGAGATTTGCATTAGGAGGGTAAATTTTAGAAATTTTAGCAATACCTTCTGGATAGTTTCCTCCCCACAAATAAGGAGTTCCAATTAACTTTTTCAAAGTTTTGCAAATTTTATCTACGCTTGGTAAATTAATGAGTTGTTTTTTTGAAGAAGAATTAGGTAAAAACTCTCCGTGAATATACAATTCTTTACCGGAGTAGTTAGGAGTCTTTATCTTTAAAATATTTTTGGGTAAAGCTTCTCTTGGATCGAATGACATTCCTGGCAAAAGGATTGTTTCTAAGCATCTCATTAATCCTTGATTATCTAAGGGTATAAATTCACCTTTTTCTTTAAAATAGTTAGGAAATTCAGGTGTGTTAAATACGGGAATGGGATCAGTTGCTATTGAAAGCATGATTTTTTTTAAGCCTCGCATTATTAGATCTACCTATCTTATAGTACAAACACCAAAGATCTCTTTAATAAAATGATAGGAAGATAGCATGATTCAAATTTTTTTCACATGTATTATTGTACTTTTGAGCGGCTGTTTTTCTTTTTTAAAAGACAAAAAAGAAGCTCAATCACAAGTGCTGCGTATCAATATAGGAGATGATCCTCAAAGTTTAGATCCAAGACGTGCACGTGCTCTTAAAGATATTACCTTATTAAGACATTTATTTGAGGGGCTTACACGCAAAAATCCACAAGGCAAAGTGGATCTTGCTTTGGCAAAAGATATGCAAGTGTCAGAAGAAGGAACGCGTTATCGATTTACCCTGATTAAAAGCTATTGGTCGAACAAGGATCTGTTAACAGCTCATGATTTTGCCTACGCTTGGCATAAAGTGCTAGATCCTGCATTTCCATCGGATATCGCTTATCAAATGTATCTGATTAAAAATGCACAAGCTGTCAAAGAAGGAAAGATGCCCAGTTCAGAGTTGGGAATTCGTGTGTTATCGGATGATGAATTAGAAGTGGAGTTAGAGCATCCAGCGCCTTATTTTTTAGAATTGCTATCTTTCCCCCTTTTCTTTCCCGTGCACCGCAAACTAGATGCAGAAAATCCAAATTGGGGTTGGCAGAATTCTGGGTATATTTGCAATGGCCCTTTTACTTTAGCTAATTGGGAACAACGCAATTTGATTCGACTGCATAAAAATCCTCTATATTGGGATAGTTCTTCCGTTTCTTTGTCTGAGATAGTGGCCTATATGCTATCTGAAGAAACAGAGCTACGCCTATTTGAAAAAGGAGAAATTGATTGGGCTGGCTCTCCTTTATCCACCCTTCCTATTGAGGCCTTGGGTTCTTTGAAAAAATCTGCTTATTTTATGGATAAAGAGTTTTTAGGGACATATCTGATAAGGATACAAACGCAAAAATCCCCTTTTAATAATCGATCTATTCGACGCTGTTTTGCCTTAGCGGTGAATAGAGGAGATATCGTTTCCCATATCACTCAAGGAAATCAATTGATTGCAACGGGTTTAGTTCCTACAGGACTCGGGTTACAAGATAACCCCTATTTTTTAGATGCGGATTTAAAGAGCGCAAAAGACCTTTTACAACAAGACCTTCCTAAAATTACTCTTCTTTATCGAGCTGATGAGAAAAATCATGTGTTAGCACAAGGACTACAACAACAGTGGATGAAATCGCTAGGAGTGCTTGTAGAATTAGAAGCTGTAGAAGCAAAAATTTATTTTGATCGTATTTCCAAAGGAGACTATCAATTAGCAACAGGGTCTTGGATTGCAGACTTTGAAGATCCAATGAACTTTCTTGAGGTATTTAAATATAAAAAAGGCGGGTCCAATAATACCGGTTGGGAAGACGCTCATTATATACAGTTACTCAACTCTGCTAATAAAGCGGTAGACAGTAAACAAAGAACGCTTCTTTTAAAACAAGCAGAGCAGGTTTTAATGGATAACATGCCCATGATTCCTATCTATTATTATCGTATGCTCTATTTAAATCGAAATGTTCGCCAAGTAGCGCTATCTTCCACCGGAGGAATCGATTTTAAATGGGCTAAAGTTGACAGAAAATAAATTTTTACCTATTTCTAAGTAAAATTTTTAAGGTCAATATGAAAATGATATTAGCGCTAGCTTGCTTTCTTTTTATAACTTCCTATACGCAAGCTGAATCTATACGTTTATTTAATGATAGTGTTTATGATCTGCGAGCTGTAGTACGAGGAGCCGATGGTTCTTTTTTAGGAGAGATGCTCATTCGATCACAAAACTCAACCACTTGGTATAATACATATGGGCCCTACCAAAGCAGGGTTCCCATACAACAGAGTCGTTCTCAAACCCCTTATGTAGTCGTCTGGTATTGTTTAAATGGAGAGCAGTTCTCTATATGCGATACCGTAGCTACTGGAGGTATTGTAGAGGCTCTTAGTTGCCTAGGTACTCGTACATGTAGGGCCAGAAAAAAAGATAGTACTCCGCAAGAAGAGTATCAGGAAATGCAGCCTCCTCAAAATCGATAGATTTTTTTCCCTATATTAAAACAACAATAATTCATCTAGGGCAATATCATGTTTTTCAGTAGGTAAAGACTTGATGCAGAGCTGTTCTTGAAAACCGATTCCTATTGTGTAAGGTTTAAGGTGATTCTTTTGCAATTTTTCTAAGAGTTGATCGTAATGACCTTTGCCATAGCCTATGCGATGGCATGAGCGATCAAAGCCTAATGCGGGTACTAAAATGCAATTGATCTTTTCTAGGGCAATGGGATTAGAGAATTTTGGATGAGGTTCTAGTATACCAAAAGCGGAAGGGATACATTCAAACTTGGTAATTTTATGGGCTGTAAGACCTATATCTTCTATTTTAGGGAGTAAAAGTTTATGCTCTTTGAATAGGTCTTGATTCAGTAAATCGATATTAATTTCACTTTTAACGCTATAGAAAGACAGTATATTTTTGTGGGGTTTTAATTTTTTGCTAAGTTTCAAATAAGCATTATGATCAGCTTGTTTTTTTCTAGAGTCGCAAAGATTTTTACGTATCTTAATGAGTTCTTCTCTCATTAACTGTTTAGCGTAAGAGAGGTTCTTCATCAATTTTGGGTTTTCCTTTTTCATAGCTGATTTTTCTTAAGAATATGCCGTTGGAAGTATACAGGTTAGCAGTTCCTTTTCCTTGCTCTATTTGAGAGATAGGGGTGTCGTCTTTAGGCTTGAAGTAACTACCGGTGATTAATAGATCTCGATCATACTCTTCGATCAACATCACATCGCCATTTTCATACCAAGCTACGCTAGTCCCATGTCTTTTATTTTGGTTGAACTCTCTTTGGCTCTCTGGCTTGCCACTAGGGTACCAAGTTTTAACCATACCTTGGATCATATCATCATCCCAATAAAGGCAGAGTTTGATTTGCGGGTTTTCTAAAGAACCGTTGTAGTAGATCTTCTCTTCGCCATACTTTTTTTGATCTTTGATAGAATAAGTAGCATGTAGGCTTTGATTAGGATTGAATACTTTTACCTCTCCTTCTGCAACGGACTCAGAGAAAGTAATTAATTGATGCAGTCTTCCTTCTATAAATTCTGCTTTTTGACCCGAGCCATTGTAGATTTCGGCTATTTTTTTCCCGTTTGAATCAAAATAGGTAGCCTCCATTAAGTGATTTTTTTCGTATAACTCGCTAAATTGTAATTGTTCTTTGTTCCAATAACCTACAGAGAGCCCTTCTTTTTCTCCTTTGTGATAAGCTAGTTTTTGCAAAATATTACCATCGAAATCAAATTCTTCCAAATAACCTTCAATGAGCCCTTGCTGGTAAGGGATAATTTTTTTGATTGGTCCCTCAGGGTAGTAATAGATGCTAGGTGTATGTAAGAGTCCTTTGTCATAGAAGATCTCAGCAATGAGTTGTCCTCGTTCATTTCTTACGGTACTCTTTTTATCAAAGATCCAGCTGGCCTGAGCTAAATTATGAATATCAGCTACACCCTCGATGACAAAAGCATCTATTTTGAGCTCGCCGTTAGAATAATATTCTTGATATAGCCCGTGAGCTCTGCCATCGATAACCTCCAAATGGTGCCAGATCTGGCCATTATCGTGATAACTAGTCACTATGGAAGAGCTTTTGCCAAGATCGGTTCGCTTATAAACTCTAAGCACTTTCTGATAGGGTTGAGGTTGTAAAAAATCTATGTTTTGATAATTCGATAAACGATCTTGATTGCTAATGGTTTCTGCAAAACCATTTCTATCGATGATTTGTAAGCTTACAATTGTGTTAGGGTCAGACCGAAAAGAGAACCCACAGCCAGAGCAGACGATAAGGGCTATTATACAAAGTGTTTTTTTTTTCATAGAGCTTCTCGTTTAACCAATTTCATATCGATGCAAAAAACTTTTTGTTGAGGAGTAATAGATTTTTTCATGAGATTAAAATCTGTAATAAACAAAAAAGGAACACCAGGTTTTGGTCCATACGGCCAGATATGTACCTGTTCAACAAAACAAAGTAATTGTTTTAAATCTTCTTCATTGGCTTGAATAGTCTTTTGTTGTCTCTCTTCTACCTCGCAAAACAAAAGGTGTTTTCTAATTTTTTCTTCAAAAAAAGCTAGATGATTTTCTTGAGAAATCCAATTCAGTCGTTGAGAAGAGATAGGATCTAGCCTGTTTTCCAATAAAAGCGCTTGTAGTTTTTTTTGCTCTGGTTGTAGAAAACAAAGGGATTCTACATATTTATCTAAGTATTGAGGATCGCTTAGTTTTAATTGAGAAAGAATTTTTTCCTCTTTTTTTTGTATCAGTTCATTATATAGAATTTTTTTATGAATGATCTGGGTAGTGTTTGCCAGCTCTTCTAACTGGTACAGGCGGTAATAACCATGCAGTATGATCAAGCAACTAGGAAGAGGCGCTATTAGTAGTAACCATATCCAGTTAGATCTTGTGATTATCAAACGATGTAGAAAAGGGCGCATAAAAAATAGTTAGTTCAAAGGTTTTAGGGTGAAAATAGCGCAGTACTTATTGCCCTGCGCATGCCATTGTACCGGTTTTTTTGCATGAATCATGGGGTTTTCTTTAATTAGAGATTCATGAAATTCACGCGCAAGTCGTGGGATGGATGCAGTGAATGCAATTTCCACCTGCGCTTCGTAAGGAAGATTTTTTTGGTCAACAGTGGGGTATTTGAGCATTTGGTAGTGAATAGATAAGACCTCTATTCCTTCCTTTACCTTTCCTTCGTGAATAAATGCTGGATGAGCACTTATCCATGCTAACACATCGCTTACTTTAGGAATTGTTGGAAGCAGAGGAAAGGGAAATTTTTGTGTGCTGAGCTTATTTTTCCAGACAAGAAGCTTATTTTGCCAATCTTGAATCGACTTAGGAGAGGGTTTTTGCAATTCTTTGGGTAAAATAGAAGTGATGTGTGTAAGCAGTGCTGTTTGCTTTTTGTGTAGATATATTTGCATCCCCACTAAACTAGCTAGATTCAGAACTGCGCAAGCTCCTAGATAATAAAATGTTCTTTTTAAAAAACCTTGTTTGGTCTTTTTTGTCATAAACATTTTTTGACTAAAATTCACTTGGCGTCCATCTTCGGCAAGAGCCTCTAATGCTGCTCCTATGGCAAGAGCATGTAGATGGTGGTCTGGATCTTCTAAAGTTAGTTGTTCACCATCAAAAATTTCTCCTACTACGCTTTTAAGATTGATAGAAGAAGGGGTTTCTTCGATGTACACGCAAGTAGAATGAGTATCCCATCCTTTTTGACTTAAGAACAATTGGTATTTTTCTAGATTTTTTTTAAAACATGCAGGGTCTGCTGAAAACGCTTTAGCGGACTCAAGGCGATTTTCTTGATAAAACAAACAAAGTATTTCTTGAGATCCAATGTGAATAACAATCCCTTTTTTTTGCTTAGGAAACGCCCAAGTGATAAAACGAAATAAGCTAGCGGTAGCGCAGCCGACAAAATGGGTATGAAGACCTTTGCTTTCTAAGAATTCTACGTGCTTAAAGAAAAGATGCTGGGAGGTTATAAAAACTCCAACAGAAGAGCTTTTTTTAGCAATCCGATCAATACATACAGAAACCATAGAGTCATTTGGAGTCATTATTAAAGAATCTATTTGGAAAGGCAGTGTTGCTAGGATCTTTCTTTTTTCTGTTAAAGGAAGAGTCAAGCGTCTTAAGAGGACATCTTGCGCTTCTAAAAAACTAGATATATTGAAATTTTTATCATAAACAACCAAGTCTCTGTAAAGCTGTTTTATAGATTCGGGTGAATTTTTTATAGTAAAAATTTTTTGAATAGAGATTTTTAATTTTTTCTTAGTTAAAACCGCAATCCGCAAATGCTCTTGATTTAATGCAATTCCTACTGTAACCAAGAATAGACCTCAAATGATAAAATTTTTTTTTATATAATCCAGTCAAAAGTTGACCTTGAAAAGATTAACGAAAGTTAGATAATATTAGTGCCATGTCTATTTTACTAGCTAATATTATTCACTGGATTTTCTTTGTCTATACGATCATGTTGACCTTGCGTATATTGGGTTCCTGGTTTCCTTCTTTTTCCCATACGAGGTTTATGCATTTTTTACGGTTTTATACAGATCCTTATTTAAATGTGTTTAGAAATCTGATCCCACCGATTGGTGGGCGTTTAGATTTAAGTCCAATTATTGCTTTTTTTGTTCTACAATTTTTGGAAAACTTTTTCTTACGGCTTTTTATCTAATGTCCTTGTTGCAAAAATCTTTTTCATTAGGTTCGCTTACCCTTCCTTCTAATATCTTTTGCGCTCCTCTGGCCGGCTGTTCTGATCTTCCTTTCCGCCGAATGCTTGCTAAATACAAACCTGGTTTGATTTTTTGCGAGATGGTTAAAATGGATGCTTTAGTGCGTCAGAACCCCAAAACCTGTCGGTTTTTAGACTTTGAGCCTTCTATGCGCCCCATCGGTGCGCAATTATGTGGAAGCAAACCAGAGCTTGCAGCAGAATGTGCGCGTATTATCCAAGATTTAGGGTTTGATAGCCTTGATTTAAACTGCGGGTGTCCTGTTGATAAAGTGACAAAAGACGGCAGTGGTTCGGGGATGTTAAAAACACCTCAACTAATCGGAGATATCTTAGCGAATATGGTATCTGCGGTAAAAATTCCTGTTACTATTAAGATCCGCGCTGGCTGGGATAGCTCTCAAATTAATGCAGTAGAAATTGTGAAGATTGCTGAATCAGCCGGGGCAAAAGCGATTTGTATCCATGGAAGAACTAGAGCTCAGGCTTATAGAGGTCCTGCGAATTGGGATTGGATTCGCGAGTGCAAACAAGCAGCACAAACAATCAAAGTAATCGGTAATGGCGATGTCTTTTCAGCTTCTGACGCGGAAAGGCTTTTTTTATACACCAGATGCGATGCCATTTTAGTGGCTCGTGGCACAATGGGCCATCCTTGGATTGTAGAGGATATCTATGAGTATCTAACCACAAAAAAGGTACCCGTTCGAACTTCTTATGAAAGACGCGATATCTTTCTAGAACACCTAGAACACATTATTTCTTATCAAGAAGAGAGAAAAGCTGTTCAGGATTTAAGAAGGGTTGGATGCTGGTCTTTAAAAAACATGCAAGGTGCCTCTAAATTGCGCGAAGCGATTAACCGAGCAGAATCAACGTTGGAGATCCGCAAGCTAGTTACAGATTATGCTTGGGAAGAGGTAACAATCTCTCCTAAAACAGAAGAAGAAACCCCTTCTTGTTAAAATGTATTTTATATTTTTTTGTCCTCATACAACTTTCGAGAAAAAAATATTCCTGATATAATAAGGCCGTCTCTATTCATTAAGTAATAAAAAAAGGCTGTATGAAAAAGCTCTTAAAAATTGCTCGTACTTATCTTGCGTTAACCTTTAACCTTTTATTTGCTAATACACAAGAAACACAAGATTTAGAAGTTATAAAGTCTATTGAAAATACAATTTCAGATGCAAATATCTCTAAATTAGAGAGCTCTTTTTCTAGATATAAGCAAAAAGATTACCGTGTTTTGAGTTTATCTATACCTTATGTAAAGCTGTTTTATATAGGAATGGGACTAGACATTGATTACCATATGGATAAAGAAGAAGCGATGAATGCTTTCTTTTTTAAACGTTCTGCTGAGATACAACGTAGACCCTTTTTAGAATTATGTCCAAAGCTTGGATTGGGGAAGCAATACACAAGCAGTTTTTTAGAGATGCAAGTAGGTTTCTTAAAAATACCTATTCTCTTTAAGGAAGAGAATGCTGTTGTATTTGTTCTTAGATATGGAATGGGTTTTTAAAACACCTTTCTAGCTCTGCAACCCTCTTATCTTAAAGAATTCATTTAACATTTGTTGTTGTCATATAAATTTTCTTTCAAGAAGAAAAAAAAGATTCTCGTTAATAGAATGGTCATTATCCATTTTATTAATAAGAAAAGAGAAAGATTATATGAAAAAAATATTAAAAATTGTTCCTGCTTTTTTACTGGTCTTTGGCTCTTTATTTGCTAATACACAAGAGGTGGAAGTTGCAAAACCTATTGAGAATTCATTTGGATATGTGAATGTTGGCATGGAATCTCTTTTTTCTGCTCCCTTTTTTGGAGTCGGATATAGACTGCAAAAAAATCAGCATGGTTTAGATCTATCAGCATCGATTGTATGTAAAACCATTGATTACACGTCTTGCTTTGAAGCTAAAAAAGCTCGTATTCAAAGAAGAAAGGCTAATGTTTTGTACAACTTCTTTTTCTTTCCTAATTTAAGCTCTCAGGTTTATGTAGGATTAGGAGTTGGTGTTAACTACATCGATATAAAAAGACTCGGGTCCATCTTGGGTTTTTCTCCAGAGATTGCATTGGGCAAACAGTATAACAATAAACAGGGCAATCAACGTTTTATACAACTACAAGTTAGTTTGCCAGGTCTTTATACCAGATCTAAAAAAATCAGGTCTTATTGCGATTACCAAACGGTGAAAACCGATTTAGAATGCGCTCCTTTATTTACTTTTACCTATGGAATTGGTTTCTAAGCATCTTTTCGGGCTATTTTAAAAACAGAAACGGTCTCTAGAGATTCTTGATTTCATTATGATTAAAGATAAGATAAGGATTTTATTTTTTTTATATAAGTTTTCTTTTAAGAAGAAAAAAATGTTCTGTCTTCATAGAATGTCTTTTGTATTTCATTATTAACAACGGAGAATGTGTATATGAATAAGATATTGAAAATTGTTACAGCTTGTATCGTATTACCTGTTAGTTTCTTATGTGCTAACACACAGGAAGTTCAAGAAGAGAAACAAACCAACTGCTGCTGCCTTGAAAACTCATTTGGGTACCTTAATGTTGGAGTAGGTCCTCTACCTGAGCTAATTCCTTCTTTTGGAATTGGGTATAGAACACAAAAAGATCATCACGGATTTGATTTGGCTGGATCTATTGCTAAAACTTGGATACGAACAACAGCTCGAGCAAGTGTATTATACAATTATTTTTTCAAACCAAATCTAGAATCTGAATTTTATGCTGGTTTAGGCTTAGCCATTAAAGGGGTACACGAGAAAATAGAGCGTAAGAATAACTCTCATGTAGCTGTTTATCCAGAGCTTGTATTTGGTAAGCAATATAAGAATGAAACAAACTGCCAGCGTTTCTTTCAAATGCAAATTAGTTTTCCTGTTTTTGTTCTTGATAAGATAGTTAAGAAGACTTGGACTCATCGTAAGAGCTCCTATAGTATTTTTTATCCTACATCTTACAAGACCTCCTACGTTCCTGAAGTAATTTTCAGCTACGGTATTGGTTTCTAAGTTTCTTTTATGAGCTGCCTTAAAAATTTAGGGCAGCTTTTTTCTCTTTATTCGATCATCTCTATAAAGGACAATTTTTTAGGATATGACAACTGGCATACTTCTAGAAAGTACTCTTAAGAGGTTTAGATTTTTGCTATACTTCCTTCCTAAATGGAGGGAAAGGAAAAAT
This is a stretch of genomic DNA from Candidatus Rhabdochlamydia oedothoracis. It encodes these proteins:
- a CDS encoding NlpC/P60 family protein; this encodes MRGLKKIMLSIATDPIPVFNTPEFPNYFKEKGEFIPLDNQGLMRCLETILLPGMSFDPREALPKNILKIKTPNYSGKELYIHGEFLPNSSSKKQLINLPSVDKICKTLKKLIGTPYLWGGNYPEGIAKISKIYPPNANLSSLDPKIQNIWQLKGVDCSGLLYYATGGYTPRNTADLVKYKKGLKIKNLKKEGILSLLQPLDLITWKGHVIIVIDKETCIESTPEKGVNSRRLFERIEEVLKTRKPVNKNPSDKSFVIRRWHSESFYASVIRCAQQSCCIL
- a CDS encoding peptide ABC transporter substrate-binding protein — its product is MIQIFFTCIIVLLSGCFSFLKDKKEAQSQVLRINIGDDPQSLDPRRARALKDITLLRHLFEGLTRKNPQGKVDLALAKDMQVSEEGTRYRFTLIKSYWSNKDLLTAHDFAYAWHKVLDPAFPSDIAYQMYLIKNAQAVKEGKMPSSELGIRVLSDDELEVELEHPAPYFLELLSFPLFFPVHRKLDAENPNWGWQNSGYICNGPFTLANWEQRNLIRLHKNPLYWDSSSVSLSEIVAYMLSEETELRLFEKGEIDWAGSPLSTLPIEALGSLKKSAYFMDKEFLGTYLIRIQTQKSPFNNRSIRRCFALAVNRGDIVSHITQGNQLIATGLVPTGLGLQDNPYFLDADLKSAKDLLQQDLPKITLLYRADEKNHVLAQGLQQQWMKSLGVLVELEAVEAKIYFDRISKGDYQLATGSWIADFEDPMNFLEVFKYKKGGSNNTGWEDAHYIQLLNSANKAVDSKQRTLLLKQAEQVLMDNMPMIPIYYYRMLYLNRNVRQVALSSTGGIDFKWAKVDRK
- a CDS encoding 5-formyltetrahydrofolate cyclo-ligase; the protein is MKKENPKLMKNLSYAKQLMREELIKIRKNLCDSRKKQADHNAYLKLSKKLKPHKNILSFYSVKSEINIDLLNQDLFKEHKLLLPKIEDIGLTAHKITKFECIPSAFGILEPHPKFSNPIALEKINCILVPALGFDRSCHRIGYGKGHYDQLLEKLQKNHLKPYTIGIGFQEQLCIKSLPTEKHDIALDELLLF
- a CDS encoding toxin-antitoxin system YwqK family antitoxin, encoding MKKKTLCIIALIVCSGCGFSFRSDPNTIVSLQIIDRNGFAETISNQDRLSNYQNIDFLQPQPYQKVLRVYKRTDLGKSSSIVTSYHDNGQIWHHLEVIDGRAHGLYQEYYSNGELKIDAFVIEGVADIHNLAQASWIFDKKSTVRNERGQLIAEIFYDKGLLHTPSIYYYPEGPIKKIIPYQQGLIEGYLEEFDFDGNILQKLAYHKGEKEGLSVGYWNKEQLQFSELYEKNHLMEATYFDSNGKKIAEIYNGSGQKAEFIEGRLHQLITFSESVAEGEVKVFNPNQSLHATYSIKDQKKYGEEKIYYNGSLENPQIKLCLYWDDDMIQGMVKTWYPSGKPESQREFNQNKRHGTSVAWYENGDVMLIEEYDRDLLITGSYFKPKDDTPISQIEQGKGTANLYTSNGIFLRKISYEKGKPKIDEEPLLR
- a CDS encoding YggT family protein, with the protein product MSILLANIIHWIFFVYTIMLTLRILGSWFPSFSHTRFMHFLRFYTDPYLNVFRNLIPPIGGRLDLSPIIAFFVLQFLENFFLRLFI
- the dusB gene encoding tRNA dihydrouridine synthase DusB; the encoded protein is MSLLQKSFSLGSLTLPSNIFCAPLAGCSDLPFRRMLAKYKPGLIFCEMVKMDALVRQNPKTCRFLDFEPSMRPIGAQLCGSKPELAAECARIIQDLGFDSLDLNCGCPVDKVTKDGSGSGMLKTPQLIGDILANMVSAVKIPVTIKIRAGWDSSQINAVEIVKIAESAGAKAICIHGRTRAQAYRGPANWDWIRECKQAAQTIKVIGNGDVFSASDAERLFLYTRCDAILVARGTMGHPWIVEDIYEYLTTKKVPVRTSYERRDIFLEHLEHIISYQEERKAVQDLRRVGCWSLKNMQGASKLREAINRAESTLEIRKLVTDYAWEEVTISPKTEEETPSC
- a CDS encoding acyloxyacyl hydrolase, which codes for MKKILKIVPAFLLVFGSLFANTQEVEVAKPIENSFGYVNVGMESLFSAPFFGVGYRLQKNQHGLDLSASIVCKTIDYTSCFEAKKARIQRRKANVLYNFFFFPNLSSQVYVGLGVGVNYIDIKRLGSILGFSPEIALGKQYNNKQGNQRFIQLQVSLPGLYTRSKKIRSYCDYQTVKTDLECAPLFTFTYGIGF